Proteins found in one Amycolatopsis umgeniensis genomic segment:
- a CDS encoding YbaK/EbsC family protein, with translation MTTWTIAGSLTVVPALSRPDLLAEPVAKALAALPDPDAVGVVEIDADLADTAAFCEAYGSPLSASANCVVVAGKRAGEVRFAAAMILATTRADVNGVIKRRLDVRKASFAPMDEAVSLTGMEYGGITPVGLPDAWPILIDQRVADEPELVIGSGIRGGKLLIPGSVLASLPGAEVIDGLARPVE, from the coding sequence GTGACCACTTGGACCATCGCCGGAAGTCTCACCGTCGTCCCCGCCCTCTCCCGCCCGGACCTGCTCGCCGAGCCCGTCGCCAAGGCGCTCGCCGCCCTTCCCGATCCTGACGCCGTCGGAGTCGTCGAGATCGACGCGGACCTCGCCGACACCGCCGCCTTCTGCGAGGCGTACGGCTCACCGCTTTCCGCGTCCGCGAACTGCGTGGTCGTCGCCGGTAAACGTGCCGGTGAGGTCCGCTTCGCCGCCGCGATGATCCTCGCCACCACCCGCGCCGACGTGAACGGCGTGATCAAACGCCGCCTCGACGTCCGCAAGGCTTCCTTCGCCCCGATGGACGAGGCCGTCTCGCTCACCGGCATGGAGTACGGCGGCATCACGCCGGTCGGCCTGCCCGACGCGTGGCCGATCCTGATCGACCAGCGCGTCGCGGACGAGCCCGAACTGGTCATCGGGAGTGGGATCCGCGGCGGCAAACTGCTGATCCCGGGCTCGGTTCTCGCGTCCCTGCCCGGCGCCGAAGTGATCGACGGGCTCGCGCGACCCGTCGAGTGA
- a CDS encoding helix-turn-helix domain-containing protein, producing the protein MEKVADIASDIGEYIRQQRSNAKISLRQLSKLAGVSNPYLSQIERGVRKPSAEILQQIAKGLRISAEALYVQAGILDLPTGGPVGDAIRADTELTERQKQVLLDVYESFRRENAAAKPEQQAATPEPAADTKESA; encoded by the coding sequence ATGGAGAAGGTCGCGGACATCGCTTCCGACATCGGCGAGTACATCCGCCAGCAGCGCAGCAACGCGAAGATCTCCTTGCGGCAGCTGTCGAAACTCGCCGGCGTGTCCAATCCGTACCTGAGCCAGATCGAGCGCGGGGTCCGCAAACCCAGCGCGGAGATCCTGCAGCAGATCGCCAAGGGCCTGCGTATTTCGGCCGAGGCGCTCTACGTGCAAGCGGGAATCCTCGATCTGCCGACGGGCGGCCCGGTCGGCGACGCGATCCGCGCCGACACCGAGCTGACCGAACGGCAGAAGCAGGTCCTGCTCGACGTCTACGAATCGTTCCGCCGCGAGAACGCCGCCGCGAAGCCAGAACAGCAGGCGGCAACCCCAGAACCAGCAGCAGACACCAAGGAGTCAGCATGA
- a CDS encoding DUF2516 family protein — MFVANWILIAIHWSGALTGLFAFVHALLQRSDAYSAADRKTKPIWMLITGGSTVVMTFFEFYGGGMILWLPALVAVLVYLVDVRPKLLEVQRGGRNW, encoded by the coding sequence GTGTTCGTTGCCAACTGGATCCTCATCGCCATCCACTGGAGCGGCGCGCTGACGGGGCTGTTCGCTTTCGTACATGCGCTGCTCCAGCGCTCGGACGCGTATTCGGCCGCCGATCGGAAGACCAAACCCATCTGGATGCTCATCACCGGTGGGTCCACCGTCGTGATGACCTTCTTCGAGTTCTACGGCGGCGGCATGATCCTGTGGCTGCCCGCACTGGTCGCGGTCCTGGTCTACCTCGTGGACGTCCGCCCGAAGCTCCTCGAGGTCCAGCGCGGCGGCCGCAACTGGTGA
- a CDS encoding methyltransferase domain-containing protein, which translates to MSNATRLRRRLVEHLLAEGVLHDARWMTAFRAVPRHVFLPRFFVPAANGWAAVENGDEDWLRRVYSPDVLVVQLDDDSGLWERARYLGAQPGTPTSSSSQPSIMAIMLEELRVADGHRVLEIGTGTGYNAALLCHRLGSGLVYTVDIDPDLVDAARKRLAEAGYAPSCAASDGADGFPAGVLYDRVLCTCSVSSIPPAWLEQTVPGGLIVTTLNRPIGGGLVRIVAGEGATGRGRVLGRDGRFMPLRAHRFSSSKVPDGDIAWRPTRLPMGVITEVRSRFEFFAGLQLPGVTALRDGQSTALVHPDGSWVRHRQTGQECEVAEGGPRRLWELVENAQEEWLELGQPWRDRFGLSLDGDDQVIWLDSPDGRTWPL; encoded by the coding sequence ATGTCGAACGCGACGCGGCTGCGGCGGCGCCTCGTCGAGCATCTGCTCGCCGAGGGCGTGCTGCACGACGCGCGGTGGATGACCGCGTTCCGGGCCGTGCCGAGACACGTCTTCCTGCCGCGGTTCTTCGTCCCGGCGGCGAACGGCTGGGCCGCGGTGGAGAACGGCGACGAAGACTGGCTCAGGCGCGTCTACTCCCCCGACGTGCTGGTCGTCCAGCTCGACGACGATTCCGGGCTCTGGGAACGGGCGCGCTATCTGGGCGCGCAGCCGGGAACGCCGACGAGTTCGTCCAGCCAGCCGTCGATCATGGCGATCATGCTCGAAGAGCTCCGGGTCGCCGACGGGCACCGCGTACTCGAGATCGGCACGGGCACCGGATACAACGCCGCGTTGCTCTGCCATCGGCTCGGCTCCGGGCTGGTGTACACAGTGGACATAGATCCGGATCTGGTCGACGCCGCGCGCAAGCGGCTCGCGGAAGCCGGGTACGCGCCTTCGTGCGCCGCGTCCGACGGCGCCGACGGATTCCCGGCGGGCGTCCTCTACGACAGGGTGCTGTGCACGTGCTCGGTGTCTTCGATCCCGCCCGCGTGGCTGGAGCAGACGGTGCCGGGCGGGCTGATCGTCACCACGCTGAACCGGCCGATCGGCGGCGGACTCGTCCGGATCGTCGCGGGCGAAGGCGCGACGGGACGAGGACGCGTGCTCGGCCGCGACGGTCGCTTCATGCCGCTGCGCGCACACCGGTTCAGCTCGTCGAAGGTGCCGGACGGCGACATCGCCTGGCGGCCGACACGGCTGCCGATGGGGGTCATTACCGAAGTCCGCAGCCGCTTCGAGTTCTTCGCCGGGCTCCAGCTTCCCGGCGTGACCGCCTTGCGAGACGGCCAGAGCACCGCGCTCGTCCATCCGGACGGCTCGTGGGTGCGGCACCGGCAAACGGGCCAAGAGTGCGAAGTGGCCGAGGGCGGCCCGCGACGGCTGTGGGAACTCGTCGAAAACGCTCAGGAGGAATGGCTCGAACTCGGCCAGCCGTGGCGGGACCGGTTCGGGCTCAGCCTCGACGGTGACGATCAGGTGATCTGGCTGGATTCACCCGACGGCCGCACCTGGCCGCTGTGA